In Deltaproteobacteria bacterium, one DNA window encodes the following:
- a CDS encoding ABC transporter ATP-binding protein, whose protein sequence is MADTAIEVVDAVKVYRVYRHPLDRVWQRITGTPRGTEVHALRGVSLTVPRGVTYGVIGRNGSGKSTLLQVLAGTVTLTSGRAAAHGRVSAVLELGAGFSPEFSGIENAYIGGLLGGVSRREMTQRMPALRAFADIGAAFDRPMKTYSSGMIARLAFATAISVEPEVLLIDEVLAVGDAFFQQRCMRRIRELQASGVTVVLVTHDYNAVTNLCARAAWLDEGRLMAEGEPDRVVREYLGSRTAGETGAGDVWLPATPAQPLPAGDVPPVFEIPHVDHRHGNGDGQILGIGLDVDGAVRPGRRCRVRVTARAQRAVRSPILGFTMRNRLGDIVTATNTMYEGIIVPSLMPGDTLTTGFEFAWPTLAAGPYSFSPALADGDLEQHQFCDWIDNALVIETVDPGGRYGWMRLPRVRVQVALTHGETAPAAQSRA, encoded by the coding sequence ATGGCGGACACGGCCATTGAGGTTGTTGACGCGGTCAAGGTGTACCGCGTCTATCGTCATCCACTTGATCGCGTCTGGCAGCGCATCACCGGTACCCCACGCGGCACCGAGGTGCATGCGTTGCGTGGCGTCAGCCTCACTGTCCCGCGCGGCGTGACCTACGGCGTCATCGGCCGCAACGGGTCAGGGAAGTCGACGTTGCTGCAGGTGCTCGCGGGTACCGTGACGTTGACCTCCGGACGCGCCGCAGCGCACGGGCGGGTGAGCGCGGTGCTCGAACTCGGCGCCGGCTTCAGTCCCGAGTTCAGCGGCATCGAGAACGCCTACATCGGCGGATTGCTCGGTGGTGTGTCGCGCCGCGAGATGACGCAGCGGATGCCGGCGCTGCGTGCCTTCGCCGACATCGGCGCCGCCTTCGATCGGCCGATGAAAACCTACTCGAGCGGCATGATTGCTCGGCTCGCCTTCGCCACCGCGATCAGCGTCGAGCCCGAGGTGCTGCTGATCGACGAAGTGCTCGCCGTCGGCGACGCGTTCTTTCAGCAACGCTGCATGCGCCGCATCCGCGAGCTGCAAGCGTCGGGTGTCACCGTGGTGTTGGTGACGCACGACTACAACGCCGTCACCAACCTGTGTGCGCGCGCGGCCTGGCTCGACGAGGGGCGCCTGATGGCGGAAGGCGAACCGGATCGCGTGGTGCGCGAATACCTCGGCTCACGCACCGCCGGGGAAACCGGGGCCGGCGACGTATGGCTCCCGGCAACGCCGGCGCAGCCACTGCCGGCGGGTGATGTGCCGCCCGTGTTCGAAATCCCGCATGTCGATCATCGCCACGGTAACGGCGATGGGCAGATCCTCGGCATCGGCCTCGATGTGGACGGCGCCGTGCGACCCGGCCGCCGCTGTCGTGTGCGCGTCACCGCGCGCGCGCAACGCGCGGTGCGTTCGCCGATCCTCGGCTTCACCATGCGCAACCGGCTCGGCGACATCGTGACCGCGACCAACACGATGTACGAAGGCATCATCGTCCCCTCGCTGATGCCGGGCGACACGCTGACGACCGGGTTCGAGTTCGCCTGGCCGACGTTGGCGGCCGGTCCCTACTCGTTCTCGCCGGCGCTCGCGGATGGCGATCTCGAACAGCACCAATTCTGCGACTGGATCGACAACGCCTTGGTGATTGAGACCGTGGATCCCGGCGGCCGTTACGGCTGGATGCGGTTGCCTAGGGTGCGTGTGCAGGTTGCGTTGACGCACGGCGAGACCGCACCGGCGGCTCAATCACGCGCCTGA
- a CDS encoding glycosyltransferase encodes MNPRATIIIVNYNTCDLLRACLISLRTHAPDIAVMVVDNASSDGSATMVAREFPAVQIRRNDRNLGFGAANNQALADVHTEFTMLLNPDTRLANDVITALAETLDAHPAAAAAGCRLVGIDGRPQRSARRLPSAWTSLRHALGLADPIPTGLSDVECVDGAAVLLRTEALQAVHGFNEAFFLYAEDADLCCRLRANGWRVVYEPRISVAHVGGGSSERGGTLDDRRRWEALHRYASIHFSAAEYGAYVFARGLELLRQTLTSVVRIVVARDAEATRALRTVLRHLRWHPGLLVARSSTSLRAGETAAGGLTDTPSSSALWQFGTLLWAFVRAQRLPRSAHDVRRILTQWAFHVRTRGRLIRTAVTRARRSRLGYARWRAINDYRAAYAPLQRAVVAAWSDPPWISVVIRVERAEQRWLQRAIESVCAQVYPHWEIWISDDGADPTLTHWLRSLAEREPRLHVATQPQLTRAAALNAAVADATGTFVLWLDHQTTLEPDALYYLAVYCAEHRGTDVVYWDDDLIDDAGQRLSPRFKPDWNPTLLLSHNYLGRCFAARRAHVLAIGGVREGFGDADDFDLVLRLTEASDGIAHLALLLHHERAPTQARDVAGVIAAGQRALDDALARRGIAARAQAPAFAQPAGHTLYRLHFQHDGRERVSIIIPTRNQRAMLRRCVRSIATLTTYPNYEIVIVDDDSDDPGTQAYFATLDSPRHRVLRFGDRQGFNFSRLLNQAVAAVDSPYVILLNNDTEVLSPDWIEVLLGFAKLPQVGAVGARLLYPDGRVQHAGVLLVGRGVALEAFQGLPDWSPGYLNYAMLSREYPAVTGACLMTPRQLFLDVGGFDETDLRVAYQDVDYCLRLGAADYRCVHAASAELLHYEHGSREGVVDPHEAAVMRERWADRLDDYETYNPNLSLLDGRFEIALVCTRPLSWPQPTRAALVVPHLDNTGELQMSHEVSRVLRGLGAEVTVFAARDGPQRDMFEREGVTVRIDGARRGHVSDLVATLRAGAFDLVGACGLDAFDAVNAAHAAGLPAIWYIDEGRDWSRHFADPIAESVHNALVCTTSVVCGSHAVRLQLQVPRAVHLAVVYPGVDVQAIAAYQAATNRHQARAQFGVANDAWLIAMVGHPCSVASTRDLIAAAAQLLATEPKLSLHLVIAGIDETLIHSLRGADGGGLPAGIHLGFCPDEATFALLHACDTFVDIAADERLSIALLQAMAFERPIVASASAAHREAVHDNISAQLVPTGDRDALAAALRHLRQHPEHTARLARNARDTVRFRFDACFSEQAHRQIIERVLPQVITRRATATSGA; translated from the coding sequence ATGAACCCGCGGGCCACCATCATCATCGTCAACTACAACACGTGCGACTTACTGCGCGCGTGCTTGATCTCGTTGCGCACGCACGCGCCCGACATCGCCGTCATGGTGGTCGACAACGCGTCGAGCGACGGCAGCGCGACCATGGTGGCGCGCGAATTCCCCGCCGTCCAAATACGGCGCAACGATCGCAATCTCGGCTTCGGCGCAGCCAACAACCAAGCGCTCGCCGACGTGCACACTGAATTCACGATGCTGCTCAATCCCGACACGCGGCTCGCGAACGATGTGATCACCGCGCTGGCGGAGACGCTCGACGCGCACCCCGCCGCGGCGGCCGCCGGCTGTCGACTGGTCGGGATCGATGGGCGGCCGCAACGCAGCGCCCGCCGCTTGCCGTCGGCGTGGACTTCGTTGCGCCACGCGCTCGGGCTCGCCGATCCGATTCCGACCGGCCTCAGCGACGTCGAGTGCGTCGACGGCGCCGCGGTGTTGCTGCGCACCGAGGCGCTGCAGGCCGTCCACGGCTTCAACGAAGCGTTCTTTCTGTACGCCGAAGATGCCGACCTCTGCTGTCGGCTGCGAGCCAACGGCTGGCGGGTCGTGTACGAACCACGCATCAGTGTGGCCCACGTCGGCGGCGGCTCCAGCGAGCGCGGCGGCACTCTCGACGATCGCCGGCGTTGGGAAGCACTCCACCGCTACGCCTCGATTCACTTCAGTGCGGCGGAGTACGGCGCCTACGTGTTCGCGCGGGGGTTGGAGTTGCTGCGGCAAACGCTCACCAGCGTAGTCCGCATCGTGGTCGCGCGTGACGCCGAGGCGACGCGCGCACTGCGCACCGTGTTGCGGCACCTGCGCTGGCACCCGGGTCTGCTGGTCGCGCGTTCCTCGACGTCACTGCGCGCCGGCGAGACGGCCGCTGGCGGCCTGACTGACACGCCCTCGTCTTCCGCTCTGTGGCAGTTCGGCACGCTGTTGTGGGCCTTCGTGCGCGCCCAGCGTCTGCCGCGCAGTGCGCACGACGTACGCCGCATTCTCACCCAATGGGCGTTTCATGTGCGCACACGCGGCCGGTTGATTCGCACCGCCGTGACGCGTGCGCGCCGCAGCCGTCTCGGCTACGCGCGCTGGCGGGCGATCAACGACTATCGCGCCGCATACGCCCCGCTACAGCGTGCGGTGGTGGCGGCGTGGTCCGACCCACCATGGATCAGCGTCGTCATACGCGTCGAGCGAGCCGAGCAGCGATGGTTGCAACGCGCCATCGAATCAGTCTGCGCACAAGTGTACCCGCACTGGGAAATCTGGATCAGCGATGACGGCGCCGACCCAACGCTCACGCACTGGCTGCGGAGCCTCGCCGAGCGGGAACCGCGTCTGCACGTTGCGACGCAGCCGCAGCTCACACGCGCCGCCGCACTCAACGCCGCTGTGGCCGATGCCACCGGTACGTTCGTCCTGTGGCTCGATCACCAGACGACGCTCGAACCCGATGCGCTGTACTATCTCGCCGTCTATTGCGCCGAACACCGGGGCACCGACGTCGTGTACTGGGACGACGATCTCATCGACGACGCCGGGCAGCGATTGTCTCCGCGCTTCAAGCCCGACTGGAATCCGACGTTGCTGCTGTCGCACAACTACCTCGGTCGCTGCTTCGCCGCGCGCCGCGCCCACGTGCTCGCCATCGGCGGCGTGCGCGAAGGCTTCGGCGACGCGGACGACTTCGACTTGGTCTTGCGCCTGACGGAGGCAAGCGATGGCATCGCCCATCTCGCGCTGCTGCTCCATCACGAGCGCGCACCGACCCAGGCGCGAGACGTGGCCGGCGTTATCGCCGCCGGCCAACGGGCGCTCGACGATGCCTTGGCCCGGCGCGGAATCGCCGCGCGCGCACAAGCTCCGGCGTTCGCACAGCCGGCGGGGCACACCCTCTACCGCCTGCACTTTCAGCACGACGGCCGCGAGCGGGTCAGCATCATCATCCCCACCCGCAATCAGCGCGCGATGCTGCGCCGCTGCGTGCGCAGCATCGCGACCCTCACCACCTATCCCAACTACGAGATCGTGATCGTCGACGACGATAGCGACGATCCAGGTACGCAGGCGTACTTTGCGACGCTCGATTCGCCGCGCCATCGCGTGCTGCGCTTCGGCGATCGTCAGGGGTTCAACTTCTCGCGTCTCCTCAACCAGGCCGTCGCGGCGGTCGACTCCCCTTATGTGATCCTGCTCAACAACGACACCGAGGTGCTGTCACCCGACTGGATCGAGGTGCTGCTCGGCTTCGCCAAGCTGCCACAGGTCGGCGCGGTGGGTGCGCGGTTGCTCTACCCCGACGGTCGCGTGCAACACGCCGGCGTGTTGCTGGTCGGGCGCGGCGTCGCGCTCGAAGCGTTTCAAGGTCTGCCCGACTGGTCGCCGGGCTATCTCAACTACGCGATGCTCTCCCGCGAGTATCCGGCAGTGACCGGCGCGTGCCTGATGACGCCGCGCCAACTGTTTCTCGACGTCGGCGGCTTCGACGAAACCGACCTGCGCGTGGCCTATCAAGATGTCGACTACTGCCTGCGGCTCGGCGCGGCCGACTATCGCTGCGTGCACGCCGCCAGCGCCGAGCTGTTGCACTATGAACACGGCAGCCGCGAGGGGGTCGTTGATCCGCATGAGGCAGCCGTCATGCGCGAGCGTTGGGCCGACCGTCTCGACGACTACGAGACGTACAACCCGAACCTTTCCCTGCTCGACGGCCGCTTCGAGATCGCGTTGGTTTGCACGCGCCCGCTGAGCTGGCCACAGCCGACGCGAGCCGCCTTGGTGGTCCCCCACCTCGACAACACGGGCGAGCTACAGATGTCGCACGAGGTCAGCCGCGTGCTGCGCGGCCTGGGCGCGGAGGTGACCGTGTTCGCAGCGCGCGATGGTCCGCAACGCGACATGTTCGAACGCGAGGGCGTCACCGTTCGCATTGATGGCGCACGCCGCGGCCACGTGAGCGATCTCGTCGCCACGTTGCGAGCGGGCGCCTTCGATCTCGTGGGCGCGTGCGGGCTGGATGCGTTCGACGCCGTCAACGCCGCCCACGCCGCCGGTCTGCCGGCGATCTGGTACATCGATGAAGGGCGCGATTGGTCGCGGCACTTCGCCGACCCGATCGCTGAGAGCGTGCACAACGCACTCGTCTGCACGACCAGCGTCGTCTGTGGCAGTCATGCGGTCCGCCTCCAGTTGCAGGTGCCGCGGGCGGTACACCTTGCCGTGGTCTACCCGGGCGTCGACGTGCAGGCAATCGCCGCGTATCAAGCGGCAACCAATCGGCACCAAGCGCGCGCGCAATTCGGTGTTGCCAACGATGCCTGGCTGATCGCCATGGTTGGGCATCCCTGCTCCGTGGCGAGCACGCGCGATCTCATCGCCGCCGCCGCGCAGCTGCTCGCTACCGAGCCGAAGCTGTCGCTGCACCTCGTCATTGCGGGAATCGACGAGACCCTAATCCACTCGCTGCGCGGCGCGGATGGCGGGGGACTTCCCGCCGGCATCCATCTCGGCTTCTGCCCTGACGAGGCCACGTTTGCGCTCCTTCACGCCTGCGACACGTTCGTGGACATTGCCGCGGACGAGCGGCTGTCGATCGCATTGTTGCAGGCCATGGCCTTCGAGCGGCCAATCGTGGCCTCCGCATCGGCAGCGCATCGCGAAGCGGTCCACGACAACATCTCGGCACAGCTCGTGCCGACAGGCGATCGCGATGCGCTCGCGGCGGCGTTGCGCCACCTGCGACAACATCCAGAGCACACCGCCCGATTGGCGCGCAACGCGCGCGATACTGTCCGCTTTCGCTTCGACGCCTGCTTCAGCGAGCAGGCGCACCGTCAGATCATCGAGCGCGTGCTGCCGCAGGTGATCACGCGGCGCGCCACAGCGACGTCAGGCGCGTGA
- a CDS encoding ABC transporter permease: MTPTPRPTDRLARYFELVWVLARRDFEARYRGNVLGWVTGLVIPLAFLVVYSFVFSSIAPIRVRPGADRADYALFLFSGLLPWTIFADCATRAPRLIRGNAHLVRKVAVPLSALPLSIVLASYLQFLLGCSALFVVTWLVRGAPPWLMPLAPLALVGHLAFCAGAVWFLAAVGAFIRDLGDAVGPLLTMWLFVTPVLYPASNLEALGWLRFLNPLTPHIAVARDLLFDGRLPSLDAAAVSLVVGGVCAVGGWLVFRTARPAFADVV; the protein is encoded by the coding sequence ATGACCCCCACCCCGCGCCCGACTGACCGCCTCGCTCGCTATTTCGAATTGGTGTGGGTGTTGGCGCGCCGCGACTTCGAGGCGCGCTATCGCGGCAACGTCCTGGGGTGGGTGACCGGACTGGTTATCCCGCTCGCCTTCTTGGTCGTCTACAGCTTCGTATTTTCCAGCATTGCGCCGATCCGTGTGCGGCCGGGCGCCGATCGTGCGGACTACGCGCTCTTTCTCTTCTCGGGGCTGCTGCCGTGGACGATCTTCGCCGATTGCGCGACCCGCGCGCCGCGTCTGATTCGCGGCAATGCCCACCTAGTTCGTAAAGTCGCGGTACCCCTCAGCGCGTTGCCGTTGTCGATCGTCCTGGCGTCGTATCTCCAGTTTCTCCTCGGCTGCAGCGCGTTGTTCGTCGTCACCTGGCTGGTGCGCGGCGCGCCGCCCTGGCTGATGCCGCTGGCGCCGCTGGCGTTGGTCGGGCACCTGGCATTCTGCGCCGGCGCGGTGTGGTTTCTCGCGGCCGTCGGCGCCTTCATCCGCGACCTCGGCGATGCGGTCGGGCCGTTGCTGACGATGTGGTTGTTTGTGACGCCAGTGCTGTACCCGGCGAGTAACCTCGAAGCGCTCGGCTGGTTGCGCTTTCTCAATCCGCTGACGCCGCACATTGCGGTCGCGCGTGACCTGCTCTTCGACGGCCGGCTGCCGTCGCTCGACGCCGCGGCGGTCTCGCTCGTCGTCGGCGGCGTGTGCGCGGTCGGTGGCTGGTTGGTGTTCCGCACCGCGCGGCCCGCGTTCGCGGATGTCGTGTGA